TTCTCCCAGCGGACCCCTACGAGCGCGCCATTGCTCGCTTCTGGATGGCCTACGTTGACGACAAGGTTTAAATTATCTTCACTTACTTGAACTACTTGTCTCCGTTCCTTTACTTTTAGATATCCAACGAGCAACTTTGACCATTATTTTTCTCCGTGTTTCAGCTGGTAGCCCCATGGAGGCAGTGGTTGAGGGGCAAGACAGAGGAGGAGAAATCCGAGGGAAAGAAGCAGGCGTTCGCGGCGGTGGAGATTCTTGAAGGGGCCCTGAGGGAATGCTCCAAGGGAGGGGGCTTCTTCGGCGGCGACGGCCTCGGGCTCGTCGACGTTGCGCTGGGAGGCGTTCTGTCGTGGATGAAGGTGACCGAGGTGTTGTCCGGTGACAAGATCTTCGATGCCGCCAAGACCCCGCTCCTGGCCGCATGGGTGGAGCGCTTCAGCGAGCTCGACGCGGCCAAGGTGGCCCTGCCAGACGTGGGCAGGCTGCTTGAGTTCGCCAAGGCACGAGAGGCTGCCGCTGCACCGTCTAACTGAGCCAGCACACATCCAGAATAACTAAAATTTGCTATTTTTAAATGTTGTTTGTTTGGCTGCTTGATGTAATAATGTAGCAGTAACTCATGTCATCCATTTATTCAGTATTGATTATGTCCTTGAGTTTTTAATATTTTGCTTTTGTGTGGAGTTCCCAAATTTTATAATGCGTGCATGTAT
Above is a genomic segment from Triticum dicoccoides isolate Atlit2015 ecotype Zavitan unplaced genomic scaffold, WEW_v2.0 scaffold86618, whole genome shotgun sequence containing:
- the LOC119348139 gene encoding probable glutathione S-transferase GSTU6 → MAGRDDLKLLGTWPSPFVTRVKLALALKGLSYEDVEEDLYKKSELLLKSNPVHKKIPVLIHNGAPVCESMIILQYIDEVFADTGPSLLPADPYERAIARFWMAYVDDKLVAPWRQWLRGKTEEEKSEGKKQAFAAVEILEGALRECSKGGGFFGGDGLGLVDVALGGVLSWMKVTEVLSGDKIFDAAKTPLLAAWVERFSELDAAKVALPDVGRLLEFAKAREAAAAPSN